A window from Armatimonas rosea encodes these proteins:
- the serS gene encoding serine--tRNA ligase, with amino-acid sequence MLDIRRIRTETDTIKANLSKRGEDVAKIDALLAIDETRREKQTEWEGLRAEQNRLGPQIAAAKKAGEDATAILERSGELKARLASLDGELKSLDPEQEALLSKLPNLVLDDVPAGGEECNAELRGANKPLREFDFEPKAHWDLAAHLGLFDTERGAKLSGSGFVLYTGVGARLQRALINYMLDLHTTVHGYTELGVPYLLTRESVTASGHIVKFAPEMYHDAESDQFFVPTAEPALVNVHRGELLEPGVLPLKYVAHTPCWRREAGAAGKDTRGLQRVHQFDKVEIFQYTLPEASAAAQDEMVQQACAVLDGLEIPHRLLLLAAGDTSFSMARTIDIEAWAPGVGKWLEVSSASDGTDFQARRANIRFRREAGAKPEFPHLLNASGTALARVYAALLETHQNADGSVTIPAALRPYLGGLETLEPK; translated from the coding sequence ATGCTGGATATTCGACGAATTCGCACCGAAACGGACACGATTAAGGCCAACCTCTCCAAGCGCGGCGAGGATGTTGCCAAGATAGATGCGCTCCTCGCCATCGACGAGACACGCCGGGAGAAGCAGACCGAGTGGGAGGGGCTCCGCGCCGAGCAGAACCGCTTGGGGCCGCAGATCGCCGCCGCCAAGAAGGCCGGGGAGGACGCCACCGCGATCCTGGAGCGCTCCGGGGAGCTCAAGGCCCGCCTGGCGAGCCTCGACGGGGAGCTGAAGTCCCTCGACCCCGAGCAAGAGGCGCTGCTCTCCAAGCTCCCCAACCTGGTGCTCGACGATGTCCCGGCGGGCGGCGAGGAGTGCAACGCGGAGCTTCGTGGTGCCAACAAGCCGCTCCGGGAGTTCGACTTCGAGCCCAAGGCACACTGGGACCTTGCCGCCCACCTCGGGCTGTTCGATACGGAGCGCGGTGCCAAGCTCAGCGGGAGCGGCTTTGTGCTCTACACGGGAGTCGGGGCGCGGCTCCAGCGGGCACTGATCAACTACATGCTGGACCTGCACACCACCGTCCACGGCTACACCGAGCTGGGCGTCCCCTACCTGCTGACCCGCGAGTCCGTCACGGCATCAGGGCATATCGTCAAGTTCGCCCCCGAGATGTACCACGATGCGGAGAGCGACCAGTTCTTTGTCCCGACCGCAGAGCCTGCTCTTGTCAATGTCCACCGCGGCGAGCTGCTAGAGCCGGGCGTCCTGCCGCTCAAGTATGTCGCGCACACCCCGTGCTGGCGGCGCGAGGCGGGTGCGGCAGGGAAAGACACCCGTGGCCTCCAGCGCGTCCACCAGTTCGACAAAGTGGAGATCTTCCAGTACACCCTCCCCGAGGCGAGTGCGGCGGCCCAGGACGAGATGGTGCAGCAGGCCTGCGCCGTGCTCGATGGCCTTGAGATCCCCCACCGCCTGCTGCTTCTTGCCGCGGGAGACACCAGCTTCTCGATGGCCCGCACGATTGATATCGAGGCTTGGGCACCGGGCGTGGGCAAGTGGCTTGAGGTGTCGTCGGCCTCGGATGGCACGGACTTCCAGGCACGCCGCGCCAATATCCGCTTCCGCCGCGAGGCTGGTGCCAAGCCCGAGTTCCCGCACCTGCTCAACGCCTCAGGAACCGCGCTCGCCCGTGTCTATGCCGCCCTCCTCGAGACCCACCAGAACGCCGATGGCAGCGTGACAATCCCCGCGGCGCTTCGCCCGTACCTGGG
- a CDS encoding cupin domain-containing protein — MHPRAQELIETLQLTPHPEGGYFREVFRSAETVTPSDGRPTRSALTTIYFLLPAGAYSRWHRVLSDEVWHYYEGAPLELLCDTERWVLGPVGEGQAPTHTIPAGAWQAARSLGEYTLVGCTVGPGFDFADFSLREGDPFA; from the coding sequence ATGCATCCACGCGCCCAGGAGCTGATCGAGACACTCCAGCTCACGCCCCACCCTGAGGGCGGCTACTTCCGCGAGGTCTTTCGCTCCGCCGAGACCGTCACCCCAAGCGACGGCCGCCCGACCCGCTCGGCGCTGACCACGATCTACTTTCTCTTGCCAGCGGGGGCGTACTCCCGCTGGCATCGGGTGCTCTCCGACGAGGTGTGGCACTACTACGAAGGCGCGCCCCTGGAGCTGCTCTGCGACACGGAGCGCTGGGTGCTGGGGCCGGTTGGGGAGGGCCAAGCACCGACCCATACCATCCCGGCGGGGGCGTGGCAGGCGGCGCGCTCGCTCGGGGAGTACACACTGGTGGGCTGCACGGTGGGACCGGGCTTTGATTTTGCGGATTTTTCCCTGCGCGAGGGCGACCCGTTTGCATAA
- a CDS encoding TetR/AcrR family transcriptional regulator — translation MGSTERRKRERENLQRAILDAARDLFVEQGFAAVSLRKIAERIEYSPTAIYLYFKDKNEILAALIVEGFELLCTQMHQIQIEDPVERLRQGARCYFAFTQNHPQYYALMFELCDEDFEKSFGPKPEAGLMAFNFIRLAVAQAMASGQFRNDQPEIVVSHTIWAHIHGAAALALARRLTMLPDEYHAAFFESVAEASLRGFLAS, via the coding sequence ATGGGAAGTACGGAGCGACGAAAACGAGAGCGGGAGAACCTCCAGCGGGCGATCCTGGATGCGGCACGCGATCTGTTCGTGGAGCAGGGCTTTGCGGCTGTCTCGCTCCGTAAGATCGCGGAGCGCATTGAGTACTCGCCTACCGCGATCTACCTCTACTTCAAAGACAAAAACGAGATCCTGGCCGCGCTGATCGTCGAGGGCTTTGAGCTGCTCTGCACCCAGATGCACCAGATTCAGATCGAGGACCCCGTCGAGCGCCTGCGCCAGGGCGCACGCTGCTACTTTGCCTTCACCCAGAACCACCCGCAGTACTACGCCCTGATGTTCGAGCTCTGCGACGAGGACTTTGAGAAGAGCTTTGGCCCGAAGCCGGAGGCAGGGCTGATGGCCTTTAACTTTATCCGCCTCGCGGTCGCGCAGGCGATGGCAAGCGGGCAGTTTCGCAACGACCAGCCCGAGATCGTGGTCTCGCACACGATCTGGGCACACATCCACGGTGCCGCCGCCCTCGCACTGGCGCGGCGGCTCACCATGCTCCCCGACGAGTACCACGCGGCGTTTTTCGAGAGTGTCGCTGAGGCAAGCCTGCGCGGCTTCCTGGCGTCCTAA